A single region of the Biomaibacter acetigenes genome encodes:
- a CDS encoding DUF1292 domain-containing protein: MDEKETITLYDEDGQETEFEVLGVVNVEDNDYAILVPLDESESEDEEAYIFRIDADENGEEVLTEVEDDDEFEAVREAWEAICEGDYDIEDISDDDEEEDIEEDIDDEDE, from the coding sequence ATGGATGAAAAGGAAACCATAACTCTGTATGACGAAGATGGCCAGGAAACCGAGTTCGAGGTGCTGGGTGTTGTAAATGTAGAAGATAATGATTATGCAATTTTAGTACCTCTGGACGAATCTGAAAGCGAGGATGAAGAGGCATATATCTTCCGCATTGATGCCGACGAGAATGGCGAGGAAGTGTTGACCGAAGTCGAAGACGATGACGAATTTGAAGCGGTACGAGAGGCATGGGAAGCTATTTGCGAAGGAGATTATGACATTGAAGACATTTCCGATGATGATGAAGAAGAAGATATAGAAGAAGATATAGATGATGAAGACGAATAA
- the ruvX gene encoding Holliday junction resolvase RuvX, whose translation MRVLGLDVGDKKIGVAVSDELGLIAQGIGVITRQDLKQDLKKIEELIQQYKVGKVILGLPRNMNGTLGSQGEAVKKFGEALKQNSGIELGYWDERLSTVEAERSLIDADMSRRKRKGVIDKVAAVLILQGYLNYRCHVDTE comes from the coding sequence ATGCGTGTTTTGGGATTGGACGTGGGAGACAAAAAAATAGGCGTCGCCGTTTCCGATGAGCTTGGTTTGATAGCCCAGGGAATAGGGGTGATAACAAGGCAGGATTTAAAGCAGGATTTAAAAAAAATTGAAGAGTTGATACAGCAATACAAAGTAGGCAAGGTAATACTGGGCCTCCCCAGAAACATGAACGGAACCCTGGGCTCTCAAGGCGAGGCTGTTAAAAAGTTTGGGGAAGCATTAAAACAGAATTCTGGAATTGAGCTGGGGTACTGGGATGAAAGGCTTTCGACGGTAGAAGCGGAACGGTCTTTGATCGATGCAGATATGTCTCGTAGAAAGCGTAAGGGTGTAATTGATAAAGTGGCGGCGGTATTGATTTTACAAGGTTACCTCAATTATCGTTGTCATGTTGACACTGAATAA
- a CDS encoding aldo/keto reductase encodes MEYRILGGTGIRVSRLCFGSLGISPLQSHLSIEEGTDIILEAIRAGVNFIDTAEFYNNYPYIKKALKLTNRDIVVVSKSYAYTYEDMRSSVEKARKELDRDVIDVFMLHEQESRLTLNGHREALKYLIEAKEKGIIKAVGVSTHTVEVVEAAATMSEIDVIHPIINIKGIGIKDGDICQMERAIEKAYKNSKGIYGMKCLGGGNLIGIKEEAFKYILDFPYLHSVAVGMKSIAEVEANCLIFEGRPVTEELKNRLDSQKRKLIVEDWCEGCGRCVQHCKFKALSIVRGKSRVDPDRCVLCGYCAGYCPEFCIKII; translated from the coding sequence ATGGAGTATAGAATCTTAGGTGGAACGGGTATAAGGGTTTCGCGCCTTTGCTTTGGTAGTCTGGGGATAAGCCCCCTTCAGTCACACCTGTCCATAGAGGAGGGAACAGATATAATTCTGGAAGCCATCCGGGCAGGTGTTAATTTTATTGATACAGCAGAGTTTTACAATAATTATCCTTATATCAAAAAGGCTTTAAAGCTTACAAACAGGGATATCGTGGTGGTGTCAAAATCATACGCATATACCTATGAAGACATGCGGTCCAGTGTGGAAAAGGCTAGAAAAGAGCTGGATAGGGATGTGATAGATGTTTTCATGCTTCATGAGCAGGAATCCAGGCTCACATTGAATGGTCACAGAGAAGCCCTGAAATATTTAATTGAGGCTAAGGAAAAAGGTATTATAAAAGCCGTAGGAGTTTCCACCCACACTGTGGAAGTGGTGGAAGCTGCCGCAACCATGAGTGAAATTGATGTAATCCATCCCATAATAAACATAAAGGGTATCGGTATAAAAGACGGTGATATCTGCCAGATGGAAAGGGCCATCGAGAAAGCCTACAAAAATAGCAAGGGAATATATGGCATGAAATGCTTGGGCGGTGGTAACCTTATAGGAATTAAGGAAGAGGCTTTTAAATACATTCTGGATTTTCCATACCTGCATTCAGTGGCCGTAGGCATGAAATCCATAGCCGAAGTCGAGGCCAATTGTTTAATTTTTGAAGGTAGACCCGTAACTGAAGAATTAAAAAACAGACTCGACAGCCAGAAAAGAAAGCTTATAGTTGAAGACTGGTGTGAGGGCTGTGGAAGGTGTGTACAGCACTGCAAGTTCAAAGCTCTTTCCATTGTCCGGGGAAAGTCAAGAGTGGACCCGGACCGCTGCGTATTATGTGGTTACTGTGCCGGTTACTGCCCTGAGTTCTGTATAAAAATTATTTAA
- a CDS encoding IreB family regulatory phosphoprotein, translating to MGQNFQETMKFKVEKDQAVNSREILQKVYDALKQKGYNPINQIVGYLLSGDPAYITSFNNARNLIRKLERDELLEELLKNYIEES from the coding sequence ATGGGGCAAAATTTCCAGGAAACAATGAAATTTAAAGTTGAAAAAGATCAGGCAGTCAATTCCAGGGAAATACTTCAAAAGGTTTATGATGCTCTTAAACAAAAGGGATACAACCCGATAAACCAGATTGTGGGTTATCTTTTGTCCGGGGATCCCGCATATATAACCAGTTTTAACAATGCCAGAAACCTCATTAGAAAGCTGGAGCGGGATGAGCTTTTGGAGGAATTATTAAAAAACTACATTGAAGAATCTTGA
- the alaS gene encoding alanine--tRNA ligase has translation MMTSNEIREKFLSFFESKGHTRVASSSLVPHNDPTLLFANAGMNQFKEVFLGLKKLPFKRATTSQKCVRAGGKHNDLESVGRTARHHTFFEMLGNFSFGDYFKREAIAYAWEFLTEVLGLPKDKLWVSIYEEDDEAFELWQKVAKIPAERIVRMGEKDNFWSMGDTGPCGPCSEIYIDRGEDHRCDAEECKIGKCDCDRWRELWNLVFMQYNRDENGTLTPLPRPSIDTGMGLERIATVMQDVYSNYDTDLLRPIIAFVENMTGKKYYGDDRGFPFRVIADHSRAITFLISDGVVPGNEGRSYVLRRILRRAARYGRELDLNEPFLYKIIPQVVSLMECAYPELRKNLDYVQKVVKFEEERFNETLSDGLKMLSEGISRLEQEHKAVVPGEMAFMLYDTYGFPLDLTRDIAQEKGFSVDIKSFEELMEKQREKAKAARKESYKIDELFETLAPLPPTEFLGYDRLESEGQVQLIISNQEPVESFDDKSREVVLVLDKTPFYGESGGQVGDTGIIENDDFRFRVVNTQKTPDGKFYHIGRIEKGEVSIKDMVMARVDADRRKDIARNHSATHLLHKALKQVLGEHVNQAGSLVNDTRLRFDFSHHSAMTQEELKQTEGKVNEAILSNLPVKVDITTVQDAQKHGAIALFGEKYGEKVRMVSMGDYSIELCGGTHVKSTSEIGLFKIVSESSIGAGLRRIEAVTGKNLINYLDVTLQNLSDAAALLKTSPQELSQKINELIERLKDREREIESLSQQAINAQIEDIFSKKVDLDGVEVIYSRVKAREMDDLRKISDALRQKLKSGIIVLGSVSGEKVNFVASVSEDLTKKGYHAGNIVKQVASIAGGGGGGRSDFAQAGGKNPDKLDEALNSVPQILSTL, from the coding sequence ATGATGACAAGCAATGAAATAAGAGAGAAATTCCTAAGTTTTTTTGAAAGCAAAGGCCATACCAGAGTAGCCAGCTCTTCACTGGTACCTCACAATGACCCTACTCTCCTTTTTGCCAATGCCGGAATGAACCAGTTCAAGGAAGTTTTTTTAGGGTTGAAGAAGCTACCCTTTAAAAGAGCCACCACATCCCAAAAATGTGTACGAGCCGGAGGGAAACACAACGACCTGGAAAGTGTCGGAAGGACCGCCAGACACCATACATTTTTTGAAATGCTTGGAAACTTTTCCTTCGGAGACTACTTTAAGCGAGAAGCCATAGCCTATGCATGGGAATTTTTGACGGAGGTTTTAGGACTTCCCAAAGATAAATTATGGGTGAGCATATATGAAGAAGATGACGAAGCCTTTGAATTGTGGCAGAAAGTGGCAAAGATCCCGGCGGAAAGAATAGTGCGCATGGGTGAAAAAGACAACTTCTGGAGCATGGGGGACACGGGTCCCTGCGGACCCTGCAGTGAAATATATATTGACAGGGGAGAGGATCACCGCTGCGATGCCGAAGAATGTAAAATTGGCAAATGCGATTGCGACCGATGGAGGGAATTGTGGAACCTGGTGTTCATGCAGTATAACAGGGATGAAAACGGGACTTTGACACCACTGCCCCGGCCCAGCATAGATACCGGCATGGGCCTTGAAAGAATCGCCACGGTTATGCAAGATGTTTACAGCAATTATGATACCGATTTACTGAGACCCATTATTGCATTTGTGGAAAATATGACCGGCAAAAAATACTACGGGGATGACAGAGGTTTTCCCTTCAGGGTTATAGCAGACCATTCCCGGGCCATAACATTTTTGATCTCCGATGGAGTGGTCCCGGGCAATGAAGGCAGAAGCTATGTCTTGAGGAGAATCCTGAGACGAGCTGCCCGCTATGGCAGGGAGCTGGATTTGAATGAGCCTTTCCTTTACAAAATAATTCCCCAGGTAGTATCTTTGATGGAATGCGCTTATCCAGAATTGAGAAAGAATCTAGATTACGTCCAGAAAGTGGTTAAATTTGAAGAAGAGCGCTTTAACGAGACATTGAGCGATGGCTTAAAAATGCTTTCCGAGGGCATAAGCCGACTTGAACAGGAACATAAAGCTGTTGTTCCTGGAGAGATGGCCTTCATGCTCTACGATACTTATGGGTTCCCGCTGGATTTAACTCGTGATATTGCCCAGGAAAAGGGATTTTCCGTGGATATAAAATCCTTTGAAGAACTCATGGAAAAGCAGAGGGAAAAAGCCAAGGCAGCAAGAAAAGAAAGCTATAAAATAGATGAACTTTTTGAGACTTTGGCTCCTCTGCCGCCAACGGAATTTTTGGGATATGATAGACTGGAATCTGAGGGTCAGGTGCAGCTCATCATATCAAATCAGGAGCCTGTTGAGAGCTTCGATGACAAATCCAGGGAAGTGGTGCTGGTGCTGGATAAGACCCCATTTTACGGTGAGTCCGGCGGCCAGGTGGGGGATACGGGTATCATAGAAAACGATGATTTTAGATTCAGGGTTGTCAATACGCAAAAGACCCCCGATGGGAAGTTTTATCATATAGGAAGGATTGAAAAAGGTGAAGTCAGCATAAAAGACATGGTAATGGCAAGAGTAGATGCTGACAGGAGAAAAGATATTGCCCGCAATCACAGCGCCACTCACCTTTTACACAAGGCGTTAAAACAGGTTCTGGGAGAACATGTAAACCAGGCAGGCTCTCTTGTAAATGACACCAGATTGAGATTCGATTTTTCGCACCACTCAGCTATGACCCAGGAGGAATTAAAGCAAACCGAAGGAAAGGTCAATGAAGCCATACTCAGTAATTTACCCGTAAAGGTGGACATCACAACGGTGCAGGATGCCCAAAAGCACGGAGCCATAGCTTTGTTTGGAGAAAAGTATGGAGAAAAAGTGCGTATGGTGAGTATGGGTGATTACAGCATAGAACTTTGCGGAGGCACCCATGTGAAGTCCACTTCAGAAATAGGCTTGTTCAAGATAGTTTCGGAATCCAGCATCGGTGCGGGCTTAAGGCGCATTGAAGCCGTCACCGGCAAAAACCTGATAAATTACCTGGATGTTACGCTGCAGAATTTAAGCGACGCCGCTGCTTTGCTTAAAACTTCACCTCAAGAACTCAGTCAAAAAATAAATGAATTGATAGAAAGGTTAAAGGACCGGGAAAGAGAAATTGAATCTTTAAGCCAGCAGGCTATAAATGCCCAAATTGAAGATATTTTCTCAAAGAAAGTAGATTTAGACGGGGTTGAGGTTATTTATTCCAGGGTAAAAGCCAGAGAGATGGATGACTTAAGGAAAATAAGTGATGCCTTAAGACAGAAGTTAAAGAGCGGCATCATTGTTCTCGGAAGTGTTTCGGGTGAAAAAGTAAACTTTGTTGCTTCCGTTTCCGAAGACCTTACTAAAAAAGGTTACCATGCGGGCAATATTGTGAAACAGGTAGCTTCCATAGCAGGTGGAGGCGGTGGCGGCAGAAGCGATTTTGCCCAGGCAGGTGGGAAAAATCCGGATAAACTTGATGAAGCTCTAAATTCCGTGCCCCAGATTTTAAGCACTCTATAA
- a CDS encoding SoxR reducing system RseC family protein, whose protein sequence is MREKALVVENKGNDAKVEILRSSACDHCRACSVGTEKKPLFVWAKNPLKARVGQLVEVEMQASTMLSATLIVYVIPLVAFIAGIGLGYSGAGFFHIKSTELFSLLIGLIFMGLSFLGIHFYSQNAEKTKKYFSNIVNILEQ, encoded by the coding sequence TTGAGAGAGAAAGCTTTGGTAGTGGAAAATAAGGGAAATGACGCCAAAGTGGAAATATTGAGGTCATCAGCGTGCGACCATTGCAGGGCATGTTCGGTAGGTACGGAAAAGAAGCCCCTTTTTGTTTGGGCAAAAAATCCCTTAAAGGCCAGGGTAGGCCAGTTGGTTGAGGTGGAAATGCAAGCATCCACTATGCTTTCAGCTACTTTAATAGTATATGTAATACCTCTTGTTGCTTTTATAGCTGGAATTGGCCTGGGTTACAGTGGAGCAGGTTTCTTTCACATAAAATCCACGGAGTTATTTTCATTGTTGATAGGTTTGATTTTCATGGGGCTGAGTTTTTTGGGAATTCATTTTTACAGCCAAAATGCCGAAAAAACCAAAAAATATTTTTCGAACATAGTAAATATTTTAGAACAATGA
- a CDS encoding metal-sensitive transcriptional regulator: MKCDSNCSYLESKENILRRLKKIEGQVKGIQRMIEEEKYCVDILVQIAAVRAALNKVGLIVFEDHTRGCVAQAMDTEKRDEKISELVDVIFKFIK; the protein is encoded by the coding sequence ATGAAATGTGATAGCAACTGTTCATATTTGGAAAGCAAGGAAAATATTTTAAGGCGTTTGAAAAAAATCGAAGGCCAGGTAAAAGGAATACAAAGAATGATAGAAGAAGAAAAATATTGTGTAGATATACTTGTACAAATTGCAGCAGTACGGGCAGCTTTAAACAAGGTAGGTTTGATCGTTTTCGAAGACCATACCAGGGGCTGCGTAGCCCAGGCTATGGATACTGAAAAGCGGGATGAAAAGATATCCGAACTGGTGGATGTCATATTCAAATTTATTAAATAA
- a CDS encoding tRNA threonylcarbamoyladenosine dehydratase, with translation MQHRFSRTELLIGNEGLEKLKKSKVAIIGIGGVGSFAAEALARAGIGELVLVDDDVICLTNINRQIHALQSTVGLPKVEAMKKRVFDINPDARVTCFKDFYSEETTDKILTGDINYVVDAIDTIKSKIDLIIRCKKLNIPIISSMGAGNKLDPTLFRVADISQTSVCPMARVLRRELKKLGIQKGVKVVFSTEKPVKTLQENLCKTGCICPKDSVKHCDFKRSIPGSISYVPSVAGLIMAGEVIRDILNI, from the coding sequence TTGCAGCACAGGTTTTCACGGACAGAGCTTCTTATAGGCAATGAAGGTCTTGAAAAATTAAAAAAATCAAAAGTTGCAATTATAGGTATCGGCGGGGTTGGGTCCTTTGCGGCCGAAGCACTGGCCAGGGCGGGAATTGGAGAACTGGTTCTGGTAGACGACGATGTCATATGCCTTACAAACATAAACCGTCAGATTCATGCCTTGCAATCCACAGTGGGACTACCCAAAGTGGAAGCAATGAAAAAAAGGGTTTTTGATATAAATCCCGATGCCCGTGTAACCTGTTTTAAAGATTTTTATTCGGAAGAAACCACCGATAAAATTTTGACAGGTGATATAAATTATGTGGTGGACGCTATAGATACCATCAAATCAAAGATCGACCTTATCATAAGATGTAAAAAATTAAACATTCCCATAATCTCGTCCATGGGTGCCGGAAATAAGTTGGATCCAACCCTGTTCAGGGTAGCTGATATATCTCAAACTTCAGTGTGTCCGATGGCCAGGGTCCTTCGGAGAGAGCTTAAAAAATTGGGCATACAAAAAGGTGTAAAAGTGGTATTTTCCACTGAAAAGCCGGTCAAAACTCTGCAGGAAAATTTATGTAAGACAGGATGTATCTGCCCCAAAGATTCCGTCAAACATTGTGACTTTAAAAGAAGTATTCCGGGGAGCATATCATATGTTCCATCGGTAGCAGGTTTAATCATGGCCGGTGAAGTAATAAGAGATATTTTAAATATTTGA
- the hisS gene encoding histidine--tRNA ligase, which translates to MFTQAPRGTRDVLPEEAGNWVFLENKFREICHEFSYKEIRTPVFEHTELFQRGVGETTDIVEKEMYTFQDKSGRSITLKPEGTAPTVRAYIEHKLYTQPMPVKLFYIIPGFRYERPQAGRLREFHQFGIEAFGSDSPHIDVEIMVLGIMFLKNLGLDDIKLHINSIGCEICRADYKKALKDFLDESKQNLCNTCNSRLNRNPLRILDCKNPECQRALKEAPVVLDYLCDECKAHFEAIKNDLSLINIDYTVNPRIVRGLDYYTRTVFEIISEDLGAQSTVCGGGRYDNLIQECGGPPTPAAGFGMGIERLITILEKKNLLKIPEEKVDIYIAPLKEEYVDTALKLLYSFRESGISAETDYLKRSLKAQMKYANKIMAQFAIIIGEEEVNSGFYTVKDLTAGEQQKVARDKIFEYISNCIRKGCDKFE; encoded by the coding sequence ATGTTTACACAGGCTCCCAGAGGGACGAGAGATGTTTTACCTGAGGAAGCCGGCAATTGGGTATTTCTTGAGAATAAATTCAGAGAAATATGTCATGAGTTTTCCTATAAAGAAATAAGAACACCGGTTTTCGAACATACCGAACTTTTTCAGAGGGGTGTGGGGGAAACCACTGATATAGTTGAAAAGGAGATGTACACTTTTCAGGATAAATCCGGAAGAAGCATAACATTGAAACCCGAAGGAACCGCACCCACTGTCAGAGCTTATATAGAACATAAATTATACACACAGCCTATGCCGGTGAAACTCTTTTACATCATTCCGGGGTTCAGATATGAAAGGCCCCAGGCCGGAAGACTCCGGGAATTTCACCAGTTCGGCATAGAGGCTTTTGGGTCTGACAGTCCCCACATTGATGTGGAAATAATGGTGCTTGGCATAATGTTTTTAAAGAACCTGGGCCTTGATGATATAAAGCTTCACATAAATTCCATTGGCTGTGAAATTTGCAGGGCAGACTATAAAAAAGCTTTAAAGGATTTTCTTGATGAAAGCAAACAAAACCTCTGTAACACATGTAACTCTAGATTGAATAGAAATCCTCTGAGGATTTTAGACTGTAAAAATCCCGAGTGCCAGAGGGCACTCAAAGAAGCCCCTGTAGTTCTGGATTACCTTTGCGATGAATGTAAGGCCCACTTTGAAGCAATAAAGAATGATCTGTCACTTATAAATATTGATTATACGGTAAACCCCAGGATTGTTAGAGGTCTTGATTATTATACCAGGACGGTTTTTGAAATAATTTCAGAGGACCTGGGAGCCCAGAGCACCGTGTGCGGCGGCGGCAGGTATGACAACCTCATACAAGAATGCGGTGGGCCGCCGACTCCTGCCGCAGGTTTTGGGATGGGGATAGAGCGCTTGATAACCATCCTGGAAAAGAAAAATTTATTGAAAATACCCGAAGAAAAAGTGGATATATATATCGCACCTCTTAAAGAAGAATATGTGGATACGGCGCTTAAACTCCTTTATAGTTTCAGAGAAAGTGGAATTTCGGCGGAAACCGACTACCTCAAAAGAAGCTTAAAGGCACAGATGAAATATGCCAATAAGATTATGGCTCAATTTGCTATTATCATAGGAGAAGAAGAAGTAAACTCTGGTTTTTATACGGTAAAAGATCTTACTGCAGGAGAACAGCAAAAAGTAGCCAGAGACAAAATATTTGAATATATATCAAATTGTATACGGAAAGGTTGTGACAAGTTTGAATGA
- a CDS encoding trypsin-like peptidase domain-containing protein — MTLFNKHKYLVAVLLGLALGAALVIGGISAYNVIYPSNSARAGMQGATSVNTSVPETVLPTNIPDIVDRVSSAVVYIETTVESKSASDPFFDDPFFRQFFGNNFRVQPTPRVSKGVGSGFIFNADGYIMTNEHVIDGATEVSVTVKGFDKPFKATVVGKDFDLDLAVLKINSSQKLPYLNLGDSDRMRVGEWVIAIGNPYRLDHTVTVGVISAKGRPVTIPDASSGKDRVYKNLIQTDAAINPGNSGGPLISLGGDVIGINTAINAQAQGIGFAIPINTAKEVLNDLIKNGSVTRPYIGVGLQDLTKDLVDYFKLKDQSGAIITYVYPNSPAEKAGLQQGDIILKINDRVIKNSNDVVETVSKAKINDKLVLVVFRNGQNRYISVIVDKKPE; from the coding sequence ATGACCCTTTTTAATAAACACAAATACTTAGTCGCAGTGCTGCTGGGACTTGCCCTGGGAGCAGCACTGGTGATAGGGGGTATATCAGCATACAATGTGATATATCCATCTAATTCTGCCAGGGCGGGTATGCAGGGCGCTACCTCTGTAAACACCTCCGTTCCTGAAACGGTTCTCCCCACAAACATACCGGATATAGTAGACAGGGTAAGCAGCGCCGTAGTGTATATCGAAACTACCGTTGAGAGCAAATCTGCCTCAGATCCCTTTTTTGACGACCCATTCTTCAGGCAATTTTTCGGAAACAATTTTAGAGTACAACCAACACCGAGGGTAAGTAAAGGAGTTGGTTCGGGTTTCATCTTCAATGCCGACGGTTATATAATGACAAATGAACATGTTATCGACGGCGCCACGGAAGTTAGCGTAACAGTAAAGGGGTTTGACAAGCCCTTTAAAGCCACAGTAGTGGGTAAAGACTTTGACCTTGATCTGGCGGTGTTGAAAATCAATTCTTCACAAAAACTGCCTTATTTAAATCTCGGCGATTCCGACAGAATGAGGGTTGGCGAATGGGTAATTGCCATAGGCAATCCCTACAGATTGGACCACACCGTAACCGTTGGTGTCATCAGTGCCAAAGGCAGGCCTGTTACCATCCCTGATGCAAGTTCCGGGAAAGATAGGGTCTATAAAAATCTAATACAGACCGATGCTGCTATAAACCCGGGTAACAGCGGCGGACCGCTGATTTCTCTCGGTGGTGATGTAATAGGTATAAACACAGCTATAAACGCCCAGGCTCAGGGAATAGGTTTTGCCATTCCTATCAATACTGCAAAAGAAGTTCTGAATGACCTCATCAAAAACGGTTCAGTAACAAGGCCATATATAGGCGTTGGACTTCAGGATTTGACAAAAGATCTGGTGGATTATTTCAAGTTAAAGGATCAGAGCGGTGCTATTATAACATATGTTTACCCGAACAGCCCCGCAGAAAAAGCCGGCCTCCAACAGGGCGACATAATTTTAAAGATAAATGACCGGGTTATCAAAAATTCCAACGATGTAGTTGAAACAGTCAGCAAAGCAAAGATCAATGACAAACTGGTACTTGTGGTTTTTAGAAATGGTCAAAACCGTTATATATCCGTTATAGTGGATAAGAAACCCGAATGA
- a CDS encoding MBL fold metallo-hydrolase has product MMRLCFFRPGKIFQNIWGPALSLSPAEIKLKGGDEKLSLGDLTLEVIHTPGHTPGSISIKVGNIIFTGDTLFAGSIGRSDFPGGSFEQLMESIKNKLLIQDDDVIICPGHGIKSTIKQEKDTNPFLR; this is encoded by the coding sequence ATGATGCGCCTATGCTTCTTTCGCCCGGGCAAAATCTTTCAGAATATATGGGGACCCGCCCTCAGTCTTTCTCCGGCTGAAATCAAACTGAAAGGTGGCGATGAGAAGTTATCTTTAGGAGATTTAACGTTAGAGGTTATTCATACACCCGGGCATACCCCCGGAAGCATTTCTATAAAAGTGGGAAATATAATATTTACTGGGGACACCCTTTTTGCAGGTTCTATCGGGAGAAGCGATTTTCCGGGGGGTTCCTTTGAACAGCTAATGGAATCCATAAAAAACAAATTACTTATTCAAGATGATGACGTTATAATATGCCCTGGCCATGGAATAAAATCCACCATTAAACAGGAGAAAGACACAAACCCTTTCCTGCGTTAA
- a CDS encoding MBL fold metallo-hydrolase, protein MILLTHGHADHIAGLEEVRCSTGARVAIHENDAPMLLSPGQNLSEYMGTRPQSFSG, encoded by the coding sequence TTGATTTTGCTTACCCACGGTCATGCTGACCACATAGCCGGCCTGGAGGAAGTAAGATGCAGCACCGGTGCCAGGGTTGCCATCCATGAAAATGATGCGCCTATGCTTCTTTCGCCCGGGCAAAATCTTTCAGAATATATGGGGACCCGCCCTCAGTCTTTCTCCGGCTGA
- a CDS encoding MBL fold metallo-hydrolase codes for MFLKCLQVGVLASNCYILGDEKNKKAVIIDPGGNAEDILSIVKKEGLL; via the coding sequence ATGTTTTTGAAATGTTTGCAGGTAGGAGTGCTGGCATCTAACTGCTATATACTGGGGGATGAAAAAAACAAAAAGGCAGTTATAATTGATCCGGGAGGAAATGCTGAAGATATATTAAGCATTGTAAAAAAAGAAGGTTTACTGTAG